A portion of the Podospora pseudoanserina strain CBS 124.78 chromosome 2, whole genome shotgun sequence genome contains these proteins:
- a CDS encoding hypothetical protein (COG:O; EggNog:ENOG50KOG0800) translates to MSVPLQPYGPAFQRLQQRLARAAALLQEVSVPPPSLDRQSNASTQDDSDRAWVRSGDMYDDNDDNDDNNADDDGNEDNDDDSDGPNHIQEYYDGFDQYPPETRSMLQVAISIKRTRAGDIFHMLVTAGPLMGLRLFVINRPSCVGPTLGMLMTKFADQHVGSSTPDCAERFLTSPFYAPVISPRIEALHTQTTPPFTRDPTHRYGLTQPTIYTALGGNKNFMTWQHAMLYYILYQNVDHHLDGLIPSPTDIPQEQIPENMMQMDAYLAGRHYIPPSDIPEAITNALDTREINPEEEGVSCIICMENVEEGEEGAQIRICSHDSFHKGCLTTWLRMRNTCPYCRARVYKRSDLVDSMAWLGRAPARLGVINWQRFHPGEIPWFASPAPPEAPAPTGEEGVGLGEPLQEASYWEFIVMG, encoded by the coding sequence TCGACCGTCAATCAAACGCGTCGACGCAAGATGACTCGGATAGAGCCTGGGTGCGATCTGGTGACATGTACGATGACAATGACGACAATGATGACAAcaacgccgacgacgatggcaatgaggacaacgacgacgacagcgacgGCCCCAACCACATTCAGGAATATTACGATGGCTTCGATCAGTACCCTCCAGAGACAAGGTCCATGCTACAAGTTGCCATCAGCATCAAGCGCACACGTGCCGGCGATATCTTTCACATGCTTGTCACCGCCGGCCCTCTCATGGGTCTTCGACTCTTCGTCATCAACCGACCATCATGTGTCGGACCGACTCTTGGCATGCTGATGACAAAGTTCGCCGATCAACACGTCGGCTCAAGTACCCCGGACTGCGCAGAGAGATTTCTCACCTCGCCTTTCTATGCACCGGTCATCTCCCCCCGCATCGAAGCGCTACATACCCAAACGACTCCACCATTCACTAGGGACCCAACCCATCGGTACGGGCTgacccaaccaaccattTACACGGCCCTCGGTGGAAACAAAAATTTCATGACTTGGCAACACGCCATGCTGTACTACATCCTCTATCAAAACGTCGACCATCACCTCGACGGGTTGATCCCCAGCCCTACCGACATCCCTCAAGAGCAGATACCGGAAAACATGATGCAGATGGATGCGTACCTTGCCGGAAGACATTACATCCCGCCGTCGGACATTCCAGAAGCAATCACCAACGCCCTGGACACCAGAGAGATCAACcccgaggaagaaggagtgTCTTGCATTATCTGCATGGAGAATgtcgaggaaggcgaggaaggagcacAGATCAGAATCTGCTCTCACGATTCCTTCCACAAGGGCTGTCTCACCActtggttgaggatgaggaacaCATGTCCCTATTGCAGAGCGAGGGTTTATAAGAGATCTGATTTGGTTGATAGTATGGCATGGCTGGGAAGAGCTCCCGCACGGTTGGGGGTCATTAATTGGCAGCGGTTCCATCCTGGAGAGATTCCTTGGTTTGCTTCCCCGGCGCCACCCGAGGCTCCTGCTCCAacaggtgaagaaggagtcgGGCTTGGAGAACCATTGCAAGAAGCATCATATTGGGAATTTATCGTTATGGGATGA